A stretch of DNA from Vanrija pseudolonga chromosome 6, complete sequence:
GGTACGTCTTGGGCTCGGTGGGGCGCGTCTgctggccaccgccgccgccgaacagGCCCGAGAGGaagcccgagccggcgccggccgccgcgttGGGGTGCGTGCGCTCCCAGTCGGCGATGGCACGCTCCTTCATCGCCGCCTCCTGCTTGGCGTACTCCTTGGGAATGTCCTTGCCCGCATAGTTTTTCAGCACGGGGCGGACGTCGGCAGGGGCAAAGATGCCAATGGCtggtgtgtgagtggggtcgcggcgacgaggcggagtCACTCACACTCAAGGAAGGggatgagctcgacaaggcccTTGTCGCCCGCCTTGCCCTCCCATGGCTTGACGATGATGGCGTTCTCGGgctggagcgcggcgtggtcCGAGttgatgtcgaggaggatggtCTTGGAGAGGTCACGGTTGAGGTATGACAGGTCCTGGGGACGGTGTTAGCTGGTGGACAGTGACGGACGTCTGGGCCAGCGGCATGCGAGCGCAACTCACCTTGACCACCTTGCCGTCAATGTAGCGCGTCGACTCGCGGAAGAGCTTGTAAGGAAGGTAGAGGGTGAAGGGgtcgagcttctcggcgaCCGCCAGGCCAGTGTACATGGGCTGCGAGGTGAAGAGGACAATCTCGTAGAACTGGGACAGGTAGGCGAGGAAGTAGTCGACACCGGGGCGCTTGGCCGTGCGCCAGCCGTGCTGGCGGTCCCACGACGAGTGGACGagcaggccgtcgaggtcaacCAGCAGCGTGTACGGGCGCTGGTGGGGGGGCGGGAGGGGGTCGGGGAGGAGCTGCGTGAAGGCGGGCTTGGAGAAGACGTCGCTCAGCTCGGTAAAGTTGCGCTTGAAGTTGTCCCACGCGTTGCCGGCgttctcctcgcccttctgCTGGCCGAGGTAGTACGCCGttccgacgccgccgaggagcagggcCGTCAAGCCGAGGCGCGACAtgaggcggcgctggc
This window harbors:
- the TIM50 gene encoding Mitochondrial import inner membrane translocase subunit TIM50, which translates into the protein MLRTCAARLLTAPRGARTLSASAPSLIRVKKPEGAAPPATPSSPPPATPKPAAAADSAPAEPPLPAAGATTAGLADAQAAAYEAHEAREDAEEILATPDLSKLPSLDIDPEANPNASIAEPKSEAKDKADAAAGGADRKGRPRKEYVSSIERQRRLMSRLGLTALLLGGVGTAYYLGQQKGEENAGNAWDNFKRNFTELSDVFSKPAFTQLLPDPLPPPHQRPYTLLVDLDGLLVHSSWDRQHGWRTAKRPGVDYFLAYLSQFYEIVLFTSQPMYTGLAVAEKLDPFTLYLPYKLFRESTRYIDGKVVKDLSYLNRDLSKTILLDINSDHAALQPENAIIVKPWEGKAGDKGLVELIPFLESIGIFAPADVRPVLKNYAGKDIPKEYAKQEAAMKERAIADWERTHPNAAAGAGSGFLSGLFGGGGGQQTRPTEPKTYLEIKRAQAQRAYEEEQKYYKEHAEEFARLIEEDKQRQMAEMKGSIAGFFGGPAPDQAAQPPAEAHPAQK